A window of Polypterus senegalus isolate Bchr_013 chromosome 14, ASM1683550v1, whole genome shotgun sequence contains these coding sequences:
- the tsen15 gene encoding tRNA-splicing endonuclease subunit Sen15, giving the protein MDEGLSGNWMWRHPKFQELTSLDVADSSQLYSAFLVYLDLAEVRQWHEVTCKSCDNLQLIYFEGREGEGAPLQLVVPVQCQCLLSHQWLRSVLSLVSPDGSPHQSVLIVAVASDSSLVYHRFTDGFVTPEPPDHILNTGKRSGRRKRPRV; this is encoded by the exons ATGGATGAAGGTTTATCGGGAAACTGGATGTGGCGACATCCCAAA TTTCAGGAGCTCACTTCCCTGGACGTAGCAGACAGCAGCcagctatatagcgccttcctcGTCTACCTGGACCTCGCCGAAG TGCGACAGTGGCACGAGGTCACCTGTAAGAGCTGTGACAATCTCCAGCTGATTTACTTTGAGGGAAGAGAGGGAGAGGGAGCACCTCTGCAGCTGGTGGTGCCAGTTCAGTGCCAATGTCTGCTAAGCCACCAATG GCTCCGGTCCGTCTTGTCCTTGGTTTCTCCAGATGGCTCCCCTCACCAGTCAGTGCTGATTGTTGCTGTGGCATCTGACTCCAGTTTGGTCTACCATCGATTTACTGACGGCTTTGTGACCCCCGAGCCTCCAGACCACATCCTGAACACGGGCAAACGCAGTGGCAGAAGAAAGAGGCCGCGGGTCTGA